The Anaeromyxobacter diazotrophicus genome includes the window CGGAGGCTCCGCCGGCGTCCGCACGCTTTACCGGGCGCGACCCGTTCGCTAGAACGGCGCGGTGACCTCGCTCCTCGCCGCGCTGGCGCTGGCCGCCGCTCCGCCCGCCTGGCGGGTGGAGGTCGCCACCCTGGGCGGTCTCTCCGGGCGGGGCGCGGGCGCCGTCAAGATCTCCTCCGCGGGCGAGGTGGAGGTGGTGGCGCCGTCGGGGCAGCGCTGCCGGAGCCAGCTCGCTCCGGCCGAGCTCGCCCGGCTGGCGCGCGCGGTCCGGCGCGCCCGCCCCGCGCGCTGGCGGCCCCGGTACTACCTGCCCGACAACCCCACCGGCTGCTGCGACCAGACGGCGACCACGCTGGCGCTGCTCCACGGGCCGCGCGCCGCCCCGCGCGCGGTGACCGGCTGGTACGACGAGAGCCGGCAGCTCGTGCCGGCCGACGCCCTGGCGTTGCACGACGCCGCCCTGGACGTCGCGGCCTCGCAACCAGGTTGTTTCTCCCGCTGAGCGTCGACCCGTGGTAAACGTTCGCGCCCTGCTCCAACCGGGGCCTCTCTCCAACTGTCGCTGCGCCTGCTCCGCCGGCCCCCTACAAGGAGGGGCCGTGACTCCCCCGGTGGTGATCCCCGCATGACACACAAGAGCAAGCTCTGGCTGCTGGTCGTCGTCGCCCTGCTGGTGGTGGTGGCAGCCATCGTGGCCATCAAGGCCACCCAGATCACCGGCATGATCAAGGCCGGCAAGTCGTTCGTGCCGCCGCCCGAGTCGGTCACCTCCGCCACCGTCGAGGCGTCGCGCTGGGAGGCGTCGCGCGAGGCGGTGGGCACCCTGGTGGCGGTGCGCGGCGTCACGGTCGGGGCCGAGCTGCCCGGGGTCATCCGGGAGATCGGCTTCGACTCCGGCGCGTCGGTGAAGCGCGGCGCCATGCTGGTGAAGCTCGACACCGCCACCGAGGAGGCGCAGCTCGCGGCGGCGCGCGCCGACGCGGCCCTGGCCAAGGCCACCCTGCAGCGCGCGCGGCAGCTGCGCGCCGGCGGCGCCAACACCCCCGCCGATCTGGACGCGGCCGAGGCGCGCGCCCAGCAGACGGCCGCGACGGTGACCGGCCTCGAGACCACCATCGCGAAGAAGACCATCCGGGCGCCGTTCGACGGGCGCGTCGCCATCCGCCAGGTCGAGCTCGGCCAGGTGGTGTCGGCCGGGGCGCCCATCGCCGCGATGCACTCGGTCTCGCCCATCTACGCCGAGTTCGCGCTGCCGCAGCAGGCGCTGGCCGACCTCACGGTGGGCCAGCGCACCCGCCTGCGCACCGACGCCTTCCCGCGCGCGCAGTGGGAGGGGCAGGTGACGACGGTGAACCCCGAGGTGGACCCCGCCACCCGCAACGTGCGGGTCCGCGCCACCTTCCCCAACGCCGACGGGCGGCTCCGCCCCGGCATGTTCGTCAACGTGGAGCTCCTGTCCGGGCAGAGCCGGCCGGTGCTCCTCGTGCCCGCCACCGCGGTGCTCTTCGCGCCGTACGGCGACTCGGTCTTCCTGCTGGAGGAGAAGAATGACGCGGCCGGCAAGGCCGGGCTCGTGGCGCGCCAGGCCTTCGTGCGGCTGGGCGAGCGCCGGGGCGACTTCGTGGCGGTGACCGAGGGGCTCTCGGCCGGGCAGCGCGTCGTGAGCAGCGGCGCGTTCAAGCTGCGCAACGGCGCGGCGGTGGTGGTCAACGAGGCGCTGGCGCCGGCGGCCGAGCTGGCCCCGCGGGCCAAAGAGGAGTGAAGGGCGCGCCAT containing:
- a CDS encoding efflux RND transporter periplasmic adaptor subunit, with the translated sequence MTHKSKLWLLVVVALLVVVAAIVAIKATQITGMIKAGKSFVPPPESVTSATVEASRWEASREAVGTLVAVRGVTVGAELPGVIREIGFDSGASVKRGAMLVKLDTATEEAQLAAARADAALAKATLQRARQLRAGGANTPADLDAAEARAQQTAATVTGLETTIAKKTIRAPFDGRVAIRQVELGQVVSAGAPIAAMHSVSPIYAEFALPQQALADLTVGQRTRLRTDAFPRAQWEGQVTTVNPEVDPATRNVRVRATFPNADGRLRPGMFVNVELLSGQSRPVLLVPATAVLFAPYGDSVFLLEEKNDAAGKAGLVARQAFVRLGERRGDFVAVTEGLSAGQRVVSSGAFKLRNGAAVVVNEALAPAAELAPRAKEE